Proteins encoded in a region of the Salmo trutta chromosome 34, fSalTru1.1, whole genome shotgun sequence genome:
- the ntaq1 gene encoding protein N-terminal glutamine amidohydrolase — MHKEHVSSKYVNITPSRDECVYTSCYCEENVWKLCEHAKTQTQIHLDEVYAVFISNERKMIPIWKQKSSRGDEPVVWDYHVVLLHQNQQGQSFIYDQDTVLPFSCPFHVYTTEAFHTDHGLKPAFWRKLRVIPADTYLKNFASDRSHMKNADGTWRMPPPLYPCIETTDSKMNLDDFISMDSKVGCGHVYSLSEFVKHFAEK, encoded by the exons ATGCATAAAGAACACGTTTCATCAAAGTATGTCAACATCACTCCATCCAGGGATGAATGCGTGTACACGAGCTGTTACTG TGAGGAAAATGTCTGGAAACTATGTGAACACGCCAAGACTCAAACGCAAATACATTTGGACGAAGTGTATGCAGTCTTTATATCAAATGAAAGAAAAATG ATCCCTATATGGAAACAGAAGTCCAGTCGTGGAGATGAACCTGTTGTTTGG GATTATCACGTTGTCCTACTTCATCAGAATCAGCAGGGACAGAGCTTTATTTATGACCAGGATACAGTCCTGCCTTTCTCCTGTCCTTTCCATGTTTACACTACAGAAGCCTTCCATACAGATCATGGCCTTAAACCAGCTTTCTGGAG GAAGTTGCGAGTTATTCCTGCAGATACCTACCTGAAGAATTTTGCCTCGGACCGGTCACATATGAAAAATGCCGATGGGACATGGCGCATGCCTCCGCCGCTGTATCCTTGTATTGAAACAACAG ACTCTAAAATGAACCTGGATGACTTCATCAGTATGGATTCCAAAGTGGGATGTGGACATGTATATAGTCTCTCTGAATTTGTCAAACACTTTGCAGAAAAATGA
- the LOC115174070 gene encoding succinate dehydrogenase [ubiquinone] flavoprotein subunit, mitochondrial: protein MAAVCTVSRVLTKKLLSAKALPAVSQSSRKLHFSVYGKNNSKVSDGMSTQYPVVDHEFDAVVVGAGGAGLRAAFGLSEAGFNTACVTKLFPTRSHTVAAQGGINAALGNMEGDDWRWHFYDTVKGSDWLGDQDAIHYMTEQAPHAVVELENFGMPFSRTEDGKIYQRAFGGQSLKYGKGGQAHRCCCVADRTGHSLLHTLYGRSLRYDTSYFVEYFALDLLMEDGECKGVIALCMEDGSIHRFRSKNTVIATGGYGRTYFSCTSAHTSTGDGNAMVTRAGLPCQDLEFVQFHPTGIYGAGCLITEGCRGEGGILINSEGERFMERYAPNAKDLASRDVVSRSITIEIREGRGCGPEKDHAYLQLHHLPPQQLATRLPGISETAMIFAGVDVTKEPIPVLPTVHYNMGGIPTNYRGQVITHTHEEGDKVVPGLFACGEAACASVHGANRLGANSLLDLVVFGRACAHTIADICTPGEKLSPLKPNAGEESVANLDKLRFADGNIRTSEIRVNMQKTMQNHAAVFRTGKVLKEGCDKMDAVYQTLDDIKTFDRGIVWNTDLVETLELQNLMLNAVQTINSAEQRQESRGAHSREDFKDRMDELDYAKPLAGQVRKPIEEHWRKHTLSTVDPKTGKVTLKYRPVIDNSLDAEDCAAIPPAIRSY, encoded by the exons ATGGCTGCGGTGTGTACTGTCTCCCGTGTCCTCACCAAAAAGCTGCTGTCAGCCAAGGCG CTTCCGGCTGTATCCCAGAGCTCCAGGAAGCTCCACTTCTCAGTCTATGGGAAGAACAACTCTAAAGTATCAGATGGC ATGTCCACACAGTACCCAGTAGTAGACCATGAGTTTGATGCAGTGGTTGTGGGTGCCGGCGGAGCAGGGCTGCGTGCTGCTTTCGGTCTGTCTGAGGCTGGCTTCAACACAGCTTGTGTCACAAAGCTGTTCCCCACCAGGTCACACACGGTGGCTGCACAG GGTGGGATCAACGCAGCCCTTGGAAACATGGAGGGAGATGATTGGAGGTGGCACTTCTACGACACGGTGAAGGGATCTGATTGGCTGGGAGACCAGGACGCCATTCACTACATGACAGAGCAGGCTCCACATGCTGTGGtggag CTGGAGAACTTTGGCATGCCCTTCAGCCGTACCGAGGATGGTAAAATCTACCAGAGGGCTTTTGGAGGCCAGAGTCTGAAGTATGGCAAGGGAGGCCAGGCCCACAGGTGTTGCTGCGTAGCTGACAGAACCGGCCACTCCCTCCTGCACACACTCTACGGACGA TCTCTGAGGTACGACACCAGCTACTTTGTGGAGTACTTTGCCCTGGACCTGCTGATGGAGGATGGAGAGTGCAAGGGAGTAATTGCTCTGTGTATGGAGGACGGATCGATCCACCGCTTCAGATCCAAGAACACGGTCATCGCCACAGG TGGTTATGGCCGTACCTACTTCAGCTGCACCTCAGCCCACACCAGCACGGGAGACGGTAATGCCATGGTGACCCGTGCAGGCCTTCCCTGCCAAGACCTGGAGTTTGTCCAGTTCCACCCTACAG GCATCTATGGAGCTGGCTGTCTGATCACAGAGGGTTGCCGTGGTGAGGGAGGAATCCTCATCAACAGTGAGGGTGAGCGCTTCATGGAGCGTTATGCTCCTAACGCCAAGGACCTGGCCTCCAGAGATGTGGTGTCCCGCTCCATTACCATCGAGATTCGAGAGGGCAG GGGATGTGGCCCAGAGAAGGACCATGCATACCTGCAGCTGCACCATCTCCCCCCACAGCAGCTGGCCACTCGTCTACCCGGCATCTCTGAGACCGCCATGATCTTCGCCGGTGTGGACGTCACCAAAGAGCCCATCCCCGTCCTGCCCACTGTACACTACAACATGGGAGGAATCCCCACCAACTACAGGGGACAG GTCATCACCCACACGCACGAGGAGGGTGACAAGGTGGTGCCAGGGCTGTTTGCCTGTGGCGAGGCTGCCTGTGCCAGTGTCCATGGTGCCAACCGTCTGGGAGCCAACTCCCTGTTGGATCTGGTGGTGTTTGGACGTGCCTGCGCTCACACAATTGCTGACATCTGCACTCCAG GAGAGAAGCTCTCCCCCCTGAAGCCCAACGCAGGAGAGGAGTCTGTGGCTAACCTGGACAAGCTGAGGTTTGCTGATGGCAACATAAGGACCTCTGAGATCAGAGTGAACATGCAGAAG ACCATGCAGAACCACGCCGCTGTGTTCCGTACCGGCAAGGTCCTGAAGGAGGGATGTGACAAGATGGACGCCGTCTACCAAACCCTGGACGACATCAAGACCTTTGACAGAG gTATTGTGTGGAACACTGACCTGGTGGAGACCCTGGAGCTGCAGAACCTTATGCTGAACGCTGTGCAGACCATCAACTCTGCCGAGCAGCGCCAGGAGAGCAGGGGAGCCCACTCCAGAGAGGACTTCAAG GACCGTATGGATGAGCTTGACTACGCCAAGCCTCTGGCAGGACAGGTGAGGAAGCCCATTGAAGAGCACTGGAGAAAACACACCCTGTCCACTGTGGATCCTAAGACCGGGAAG GTAACTCTGAAATACAGACCGGTTATTGATAACTCACTGGATGCAGAGGACTGTGCTGCTATCCCTCCCGCCATCCGTTCCTATTAA